Proteins encoded within one genomic window of Triticum aestivum cultivar Chinese Spring chromosome 2D, IWGSC CS RefSeq v2.1, whole genome shotgun sequence:
- the LOC123048879 gene encoding uncharacterized protein, translating into MLLRRMSSRFLFLVPIWMPREKLIFADGLLRVPLTKADKMSNDFQLSKMREGWVPFLQGCPRFITRDHPSNLPIDLGKRGGPVKNTHECCYVQVEEDRKVDAIWHVSAALRPGKIIFVAFEESKLNLSLRDELSKFFIDGVGDCSVNSDYSLLSVRDSRMTSNKPSQKVLYVILDATISPKPFKYKDTFLVYILTQDEEKLMYLHRTSRNSVH; encoded by the exons ATTTGGATGCCAAGAGAGAAGTTGATATTCGCTGATGGACTACTGCGAGTGCCTCTTACTAAAGCAGACAAAATGAGTAATGACTTTCAGCTTTCTAAGATGCGGGAGGGTTGGGTTCCTTTCCTCCAAGGTTGTCCGCGGTTCATCACCCGCGACCACCCCAGCAACCTTCCGATCGACTTAG GGAAGAGAGGAGGCCCAGTTAAGAACACGCATGAGTGTTGCTATGTTCAAGTTGAAGAGGATAGGAAGGTTGATGCCATTTGGCACGTTTCAGCCGCGCTTAGACCTGGGAAGATAATCTTTGTTGCTTTCGAAGAGAGTAAATTAAATCTCAGTCTGAGAGATGAGTTATCAAAATTCTTTATAGATGGTGTGGGAGATTGCTCAGTCAACTCGGATTACTCTTTGTTGAGTGTGAGGGACTCTAGAATGACCAGCAACAAACCATCACAGAAAGTTCTTTATGTTATTCTTGACGCAACTATCTCACCAAAGCCATTTAAGTACAAGGACACATTTCTTGTGTACATTTTGACACAAGATGAGGAAAAACTGATGTACCTACACAGAACATCCCGAAATTCAGTCCATTGA